In the Limanda limanda chromosome 1, fLimLim1.1, whole genome shotgun sequence genome, one interval contains:
- the phax gene encoding phosphorylated adapter RNA export protein produces MADSGDAMAGDLEDGEISGSGSDTDMGATAAAALSRPRVPPAFSGQSFQNRAAAQPPAAAYRSAGKTAESSDSDQASSDEEASVWRKKRQKVSQAPQPPASATVRPAPTRLSAPSESGGRKVNNIWGSVVQEQCQDAITAELGIFGMEGEVSMSSRNVETYNFVLARKMMEKEREKEMQAQDDGEVSMLDTQLDEYMKGRGSEDRSGEDAKRKRSAKDRLGPRAEMDIKGRYEITEDDPEEKVANEIAHRLQEPKTDLIERIVDVVGVKKAIELLGETATLEDRGGVYTMDGTRRRTPGGVYLNLLKNTPSITKAQIRKIFLDENQKDNKSKKAAQKRRRYMVAKKMKQAIGTLNLQEHDDGSRETFASDTNEALESLEEAAEEVEGEEEEGEGEAAVGIEETAVVYNSADLEVF; encoded by the coding sequence ATGGCGGATAGTGGGGATGCAATGGCCGGTGATCTGGAAGATGGCGAGATCTCCGGGTCCGGCTCGGACACAGACATGGGGGCCACGGCGGCAGCAGCACTGAGTCGACCCCGGGTTCCTCCGGCTTTCAGCGGCCAGTCCTTCCAGAACAGAGCCGCTGCCCAGCCCCCTGCCGCCGCCTACCGCAGCGCCGGGAAGACGGCGGAGTCCAGCGACAGCGACCAGGCCTCGTCGGATGAGGAGGCGTCTGTTTGGCGCAAAAAGCGACAGAAAGTGTCCCAAGCTCCACAGCCTCCTGCCTCCGCCACCGTCCGACCTGCGCCGACCCGCCTGTCCGCCCCCAGCGAGTCAGGAGGCCGCAAGGTGAACAACATCTGGGGCTCCGTGGTCCAGGAGCAGTGCCAGGACGCCATCACCGCAGAGCTGGGCATATTCGGCATGGAGGGTGAAGTCAGCATGTCCAGCAGGAATGTGGAGACCTATAACTTCGTCCTGGCTCGTAAGAtgatggagaaggagagggagaaggagatgcAGGCACAGGACGATGGAGAGGTGAGCATGCTGGACACCCAGCTGGACGAGTACATGAAGGGCCGGGGGTCAGAGGACAGGTCGGGTGAAGATGCCAAGAGGAAGAGGTCAGCTAAAGACAGACTGGGCCCCAGAGCCGAGATGGACATCAAGGGCAGGTATGAGATCACAGAGGATGACCCTGAGGAGAAAGTGGCAAATGAGATAGCACACAGGCTGCAAGAGCCCAAAACAGACCTGATAGAGCGTATCGTTGATGTCGTGGGGGTGAAAAAAGCCATCGAGCTGCTCGGAGAGACGGCCAcactggaggacagaggaggggtGTACACCATGGACGGCACCCGGCGTCGGACACCCGGCGGGGTGTATCTCAACCTGCTGAAGAACACGCCCAGCATCACCAAGGCCCAGATCAGGAAGATCTTCCTTGACGAGAACCAGAAGGACAACAAGAGCAAGAAAGCTGctcagaagaggaggaggtacaTGGTGGCCAAGAAGATGAAGCAGGCCATCGGGACGCTGAACCTGCAGGAGCATGACGACGGGTCCAGGGAGACTTTCGCCAGTGACACCAACGAGGCCTTGGAGTcactggaggaggctgcagaggaggtggagggtgaggaagaggagggtgagggagaaGCTGCTGTGGGGATAGAGGAGACGGCTGTGGTGTACAACTCTGCAGACCTGGAGGTCTTCTGA